A region of Drosophila mauritiana strain mau12 chromosome 3L, ASM438214v1, whole genome shotgun sequence DNA encodes the following proteins:
- the LOC117139992 gene encoding opsin, ultraviolet-sensitive: MEAIIMTTLPNLTTDAGDSSFWLTGALSLSEMLANSSHGHSTGSTTSSAGSSATESSAVNVGKDHDKHVNDSVSTGLSNYSNYPSYIHYRDKYDLSYIAKVNPFWLQFEPPKSSTFLVMAALYCLISVVGCVGNAFVIFMFANRKSLRTPANILVMNLAICDFLMLIKCPIAIYNNIKEGPALGDIACRLYGFVGGLSGTCAIGTLTAIALDRYNVVVHPLQPLRRCSRLRSYLIILLIWCYSFLFAVMPALDIGLSVYVPEGFLTTCSFDYLNKETPARIFMALFFVAAYCIPLTSIVYSYFYILKVVFTASRIQSNKDKAKTEQKLAFIVAAIIGLWFLAWSPYAIVAMMGVFGLERHITPLGSMIPALFCKTAACVDPYLYAATHPRFRVEVRMLFYGRGVLRRVSTTRSSYMTRSRSSFTHRLRTSTTGEGGMGDHRMENYLMNNNLMMVPEETEENEEIVVVAEINNSVSSVMEQSKF, translated from the exons ATGGAGGCCATCATCATGACGACCCTGCCCAACCTGACAACGGATGCTGGTGACAGCAGCTTCTGGCTAACCGGTGCCCTCTCGCTCTCCGAGATGTTGGCCAACTCGAGCCACGGCCATTCCACTGGGAGCACAACCTCGTCGGCTGGGAGTTCGGCCACCGAATCATCCGCTGTGAATGTGGGCAAGGACCACGACAAGCACGTGAATGACAGCGTTTCCACGGGTCTAAG CAATTACAGTAATTACCCCAGCTACATTCACTACAGGGACAAGTACGACCTGAGCTACATTGCCAAGGTGAATCCCTTTTGGCTGCAGTTCGAGCCACCTAAGTCGAGCACCTTCCTGGTTATGGCCGCCCTGTATTGCCTGATTTCGGTGGTGGGATGTGTGGGCAATGCGTTCGTCATCTTTATGTTTGCCAACCGCAAATCTCTGCGGACTCCTGCCAATATCCTGGTAATGAATCTGGCCATCTGCGACTTTCTGATGCTCATCAAATGCCCGATTGCCATATACAATAACATCAAAGAGGGTCCAGCTTTAGGAGACATTG CCTGTCGCCTCTATGGATTTGTGGGTGGCCTAAGTGGCACCTGTGCCATCGGTACCCTCACCGCCATCGCCCTGGATCGGTACAATGTGGTGGTGCATCCACTGCAGCCGCTGAGACGCTGCTCCCGCCTGCGATCCTATCTGATCATCCTGCTGATCTGGTGCTACAGCTTCCTGTTCGCCGTGATGCCGGCCCTGGACATAGGACTATCTGTCTATGTGCCAGAGGGCTTCCTCACCACCTGCAGCTTCGATTATCTGAACAAGGAGACGCCAGCTCGCATTTTCATGGCACTGTTCTTTGTGGCTGCCTACTGCATCCCACTGACCTCCATTGTGTACTCCTACTTCTATATACTGAAGGTGGTCTTCACGGCGAGTCGCATACAATCGAACAAGGACAAGGCCAAGACGGAGCAGAAGTTGGCCTTCATTGTGGCGGCCATCATTGGTTTGTGGTTCCTGGCCTGGTCACCGTACGCCATCGTTGCCATGATGGGTGTCTTCGGCCTGGAGAGGCACATAACGCCACTGGGATCGATGATACCCGCGCTCTTCTGCAAGACAGCTGCCTGCGTGGATCCCTACCTGTATGCGGCCACCCATCCGCGGTTTCGTGTCGAGGTGCGAATGCTCTTCTACGGACGCGGAGTGCTGCGCAGGGTCTCCACGACCAGGTCATCGTACATGACCCGATCACGATCGTCGTTCACCCACCGATTGAGGACGAGCACCACCGGTGAGGGTGGAATGGGTGATCATCGCATGGAGAACTATCTAATGAACAACAATCTGATGATGGTGCCCGAGGAGACGGAGGAGAACGAGGAGATCGTCGTGGTGGCCGAGATCAACAATTCGGTTAGCAGCGTCATGGAACAGAGTAAGTTCTGA